A stretch of DNA from Streptomyces venezuelae:
ACGTTCTCGGTCGCGACCGAGGACGGACGGTCCTTGGGGACCACCGTAATGATCCAGGTGTCGGCGTCCTTCTCCTTGTTGGGCGTGGGCGGGAGCACCGCCTCGGCCACGTTCAGGGCCTTGACCTGCTCGGACGCCTTGTCCGCGGCGGCCTTGTCGCCGTCCACGACCAGCATCAGCGGGCCGTTGAAGCCAGGGCCGAAGCCCTCGGAGAGCAGGTCGTAGGCGCGGCGCTGGGTGGTGGAGACCGGCTGGGAGCCCTCGTCGGGCAGGCCCATCTGCAGCTGGCTCACCGGCAGCGCGATGGTGCCGAGGCCGATCACACCGAGCAGCAGGACCACCAGCGGGCGGCGGAGCACGAAGCGGGCCCAGCGGGTGCCGCCGTTCGGCTTCTCCTCGGCGCCGGCGGCCTTGGGCTTGCCGCCGCCGAACAGCCGGCTGCGCTCCCCGGCCGGCAGGACGCGCTTCTGCGCGAAGCCGATCATGGCCGGGACCAGGGTGAGTGCCACGAGGACGGCGATGACCACGGTGCCGGCGGCAGCCGCACCCATCTTGGTGAGCATCGGGATGTTCACCACGGCCAGGCCGACCAGGGCTATGACCACGGTCAGACCGGCGAAGACCACGGCGGAGCCGGCGGTTCCGACGGCGCGGCCGGCGGCCTCCTCCTTCTCCCGGCCCTCGGCGAGCTCGGCCCGGTAGCGGGAGACGATGAACAGCGCGTAGTCGATGCCGACGGCGAGGCCGATCATCATCGCGAGGGTGCCGGTGGTGGTGCCGAGGTCGAGCACATTGGCGAGCGCGGTGATGGAGGAGATGCCGATGCCGACGCCGATCAGCGCGGTCAGCAGCGGCAGACCGGCCGCGATCAGAGAGCCGAAGGTGATGACCAGGACCACCGCGGCGACCATGATGCCGATGGCCTCGCCGGAGCCGTTCTCCGGCATGGTCTGGAGCGCGTCACCGCCGATCTCCACGGTCAGGCCGGACTTCTGGGCGTCCTTGCCGGTCTCCTTGAGCGCCTCGCGGGTCTTGTCGGTCAGCCCCATCGCGTCGACCTTGTACTTGGTCGTGATGTACGCGGTGGTGCCGTCCTGGCTGACGGCCTGGACCTGGTACGGGTCGTCGACCGTGGCGATCTGGTCCGAGCCGGACTTCAGGTCCGCGACGATCTTCTGGACCTCGCCCTTGGCCGCCGGGTCGGTGACCTTCTGGCCGTCCGGGGCCTTGATCACCACACGGGCGGTCGCACCGTCGGCGGCGAGCGCCGGGAAGCGCTCCTCGAGCAGGTCGAAGGCCTTCTGGGCCTCCGTGCCCGGCATGGAGAAGGAGCTTGAGGTAGGTGTGGACGCCGAAGCCGCGCCGAAGCCGGCGAGGAACAGCAGCGCCACCCAGAGAAGTGCGACCCAGCGGCGGCGCCGGAAGGCACCCTTGCCGAGTCGGTAGAGGAAGGTGGCCACGTCGGTGGTTCCCCCGTTCAAGTCGTGGGATGGGATCAGCGATCAGAGCGTGATGAGTCGGCCCGACGACGAGAGCGGCGTGTCAGGAGCAGCAGGAAACACAGTGGGGACTGTGGGATCGGCGAGTGGTCAGATGCCGAGGGCGGGGAAAACCACGGCTTCGATGAAATCGGCCAGGAAGTCCCGGTCGACGGGTCTGTCCTCGATCAGCGGCAACGCGATGAACGCGCCGATGAGCATGTGCGGCACAAAGGCCACGGCCGGACAGTCCGGGGCCAACTCGCCCCGGTCCACGGCTCGTTGCAGCATAGCCTGGAGCCCGGTGATCTCCGGATCCACCAACAGCTCGCGCAGCGCCTTGTGGAGCTCCGGGCTTTCGTGGACGGCATGGGTCAGGCCGCGCATCAGCGCGGTGTCCTTCGCCATCCGGTCGTCGTCGGAACTCTCGACCATCACGGCGAAATCACCGCGCAGCGTGCCGGTGTCGATCTCCCGGAGGGAGACCGGCTGGGTACAGCGCAGGGCCCGGGCGACCAGTTCCGGCTTGCTCCCCCACTGGCGGTAGAGCGTGGCCTTGCTGGACTTGGTCCGGGTGGCGACGGCATCCATGGTCAGCGCCTCGTAACCGACCTCGCGGAGCAGGTCCAGGACCGCTCCGTGAAGCTCGGCCTCCCGCTCGGGGGTGATCCGGCTGACCATCTCTCCGTACCTCCCGCCGCTCGGAAATGTCCGTCCTCCACCGAGGACGATACCCTCGGCCACACCGAAACGAAACCGTTTCGTTTCGACTCCGGGAGTAATGTCCGTCACGCCGGGAGCCGCCGGACCGGACGGCCTCGCGACCGGATCCACCGGCTCCGCCTGGCCGGATCCATCGACTGGATCAACAGTACGAGTTGCCGGGCCCCCGCTGCACGGAAAGCATTGGGGAGTGAGTCAAGTCGCGTATCTCCGGTTCCCCCACCTGCACGACGACCTGCTGTGCTTCGCCGCCGAGGACGACCTCTGGGTCGCGCCCCTGGTCGCCGACGGTGAAGCCCCCGGCCGGGCCTGGCGCATCACCGTCGACCGGACCCGGGTCGGCCACCCGCGCTTCTCCCCCGACGGCCGCCACATCGCCTTCACCACCTGGCGCAGCCTCGACCCCGAG
This window harbors:
- a CDS encoding MMPL family transporter, yielding MATFLYRLGKGAFRRRRWVALLWVALLFLAGFGAASASTPTSSSFSMPGTEAQKAFDLLEERFPALAADGATARVVIKAPDGQKVTDPAAKGEVQKIVADLKSGSDQIATVDDPYQVQAVSQDGTTAYITTKYKVDAMGLTDKTREALKETGKDAQKSGLTVEIGGDALQTMPENGSGEAIGIMVAAVVLVITFGSLIAAGLPLLTALIGVGIGISSITALANVLDLGTTTGTLAMMIGLAVGIDYALFIVSRYRAELAEGREKEEAAGRAVGTAGSAVVFAGLTVVIALVGLAVVNIPMLTKMGAAAAGTVVIAVLVALTLVPAMIGFAQKRVLPAGERSRLFGGGKPKAAGAEEKPNGGTRWARFVLRRPLVVLLLGVIGLGTIALPVSQLQMGLPDEGSQPVSTTQRRAYDLLSEGFGPGFNGPLMLVVDGDKAAADKASEQVKALNVAEAVLPPTPNKEKDADTWIITVVPKDRPSSVATENVVHKIREVAGDEVLVTGQTAMNIDFSQKMDDALLPYLALVVGLAFLLLMIVFRSILVPLKAALGFLLSVVAALGAVVAVFQWGWLGGLFGVEQPGPIMSMMPIFMVGVVFGLAMDYEVFLVTRMREAYVHGERPGQAVVTGFQYGARVVTAAAVIMIAVFAGFIGSSEQMVKMIGFSLAIAVLFDAFIVRMAIVPAVLALLGHRAWWLPKWLDRVLPNVDVEGEALRKHLSDPAAGGPDQDRKLVEV
- a CDS encoding TetR/AcrR family transcriptional regulator codes for the protein MVSRITPEREAELHGAVLDLLREVGYEALTMDAVATRTKSSKATLYRQWGSKPELVARALRCTQPVSLREIDTGTLRGDFAVMVESSDDDRMAKDTALMRGLTHAVHESPELHKALRELLVDPEITGLQAMLQRAVDRGELAPDCPAVAFVPHMLIGAFIALPLIEDRPVDRDFLADFIEAVVFPALGI